The sequence CGGAAACAACTGGTGACGTGCTTGTCTGACGGGTCGGACCCATAGGGAAGAACAGTTGTGATGTATCCCTCACCATAGCCAAGTACACCCGGACCGGCAGGCCAGGCGGTGTCATCATACGACGGTTGGTACCAATCGCCTGGCGGATACGCGCTGCCGACATAGTAACTCCAGACCGCGTTGCGGGGTATTAGCTCCGATGCGGCGGCGGAAGCCACCACAACCTGGGCCATGGACAGCAACAGAAATATTAAGACGGTTACAGAAGTTCTTCTCATATACATAAATTGTAAGAGGCCGGTACCTGTACGTTCAAATATACTAAAACAGTCCTTTTTTGCAACAGGAACCGACTTATTGTACTGGACGCGGCAGACGGAACACTGTTTCTTCAGACCAGATGAAGTCGCGTCCACGAAAAATCGTTTTAGCCGCAGCGCAGTCGAATTCGCTGGCCGGGGGGATCGACTCCAATGTTCGGACCCACACAAAATTCGTGCAAGCCGCAATCGAATTTGATTGTGACCTGATACTCTTCCCCGAACTGTCGCTGACCGGATACGAGAAGGAACTGGCGGGTGAGCTGGCTATGACTCCAGACGACGTCCGCCTATCCCCTCTCAGAGAGCAGGCCCAACGGTCGGCAATCACGATAGTGGCCGGCGCTCCCATTGCACATGCCGACGGCAAGCCATACGTTGGGGCGATTGTGTTCTATTCGGACAGGTCATTCGTGTACACCAAGCAGCACCTTCACCATAGTGAGGATGAGTTTTTCTCGGCGGGAGACTGCGCCGGCGTCGTTGACCTAAACGGTGAGTTTGCCGGACTGGCTATTTGTGCCGACATCGCAAACCCGGCCCATGCCGATGAAGCCGCCGCCCTTGGTGCTTCAATCTATGCCGCCTCGGTTTTTGTCACGCCGGAAGGCTACCCAGCCGATGCCGCCCTGTTGCGACAATATGCAGCGCAGCATCAGATGGCTGTCATACTGTCCAACTTCGCCGGTCCGACGGGCGGCTTATCGTCGGCGGGCAAGAGCGCATTATGGGATGAAACCGGACACTTAGTAGTGGCGGCTCCTGAGTCGGGTGAGTACCTGGTCGTCGCGGAACGAACCGATGCGGGCTGGAACGGTAGGGTGCATGAGCTGCCGCTTTCGTAGATCGAAACCGCAGTGGTTTGGACAAGTGATCCCACAACACTGGGATTGTTGACAAAGGTCTGCTTCGCGCGTGGTGTTGGGCGACCTCGCCCGACACCTGTAGTCCAATCCAATCTCTGTCAGGCGAGTAGCCTGATAGCACCGACACCGCGACGCACGTCACCTGGCG is a genomic window of Candidatus Zixiibacteriota bacterium containing:
- a CDS encoding carbon-nitrogen hydrolase family protein, translated to MKSRPRKIVLAAAQSNSLAGGIDSNVRTHTKFVQAAIEFDCDLILFPELSLTGYEKELAGELAMTPDDVRLSPLREQAQRSAITIVAGAPIAHADGKPYVGAIVFYSDRSFVYTKQHLHHSEDEFFSAGDCAGVVDLNGEFAGLAICADIANPAHADEAAALGASIYAASVFVTPEGYPADAALLRQYAAQHQMAVILSNFAGPTGGLSSAGKSALWDETGHLVVAAPESGEYLVVAERTDAGWNGRVHELPLS